A window of the Candidatus Amarolinea dominans genome harbors these coding sequences:
- a CDS encoding DHH family phosphoesterase produces MTELPDTLEAPRFVMPFSGQPLPMFDMPRGQRRLQRLLDACDNSQRLVILTHNDPDPDALASAWALQTVLSARLHITPGIVYGGMIGRAENRALVANLEMHLTQVDKINWDDVDAIALIDTQVGASNHVRPANLPVVAVFDHHPLRRGKRQARYRDVRPCYGATSTILTEYLVAAEIRPHSQLATALFYGIKTDTRGLARDACDCDAWAYMVLLPLIDPKLLAKIEQARVPRSYFKAFNDTLARTVLYDRVALASLGPMERPDMAAEMADILARLEGTDWVICWGRYQNQVVMAVRTQLAEANAARMVRQVVGEMGGTGGHAHMAGGRIPYGNDPERVEEELRKRFLRELNVATATAQPLIT; encoded by the coding sequence CCGGACACGTTGGAAGCACCGCGTTTTGTCATGCCGTTCAGCGGGCAGCCGCTGCCCATGTTCGACATGCCACGCGGGCAGCGCCGCCTGCAGCGGCTGCTCGACGCGTGCGACAATAGCCAGCGGCTCGTCATCCTGACCCACAACGACCCCGACCCCGATGCGCTGGCCAGCGCCTGGGCCTTACAGACCGTGCTGAGCGCCCGACTCCACATCACCCCTGGCATCGTCTACGGCGGCATGATCGGCCGCGCAGAAAACCGCGCCCTGGTTGCCAACCTGGAGATGCACCTGACCCAGGTGGACAAGATCAACTGGGATGATGTTGACGCCATTGCCCTGATTGACACCCAGGTTGGCGCTTCCAATCATGTACGGCCAGCGAATTTGCCGGTCGTCGCCGTGTTCGACCATCACCCCTTGCGCCGGGGTAAGCGCCAGGCGCGCTACCGCGATGTACGGCCGTGCTACGGCGCCACCTCTACCATTCTGACCGAGTACCTGGTGGCGGCCGAGATTCGACCCCACAGCCAGTTGGCGACGGCGCTCTTCTACGGCATCAAAACCGACACGCGTGGCCTGGCCCGCGACGCCTGCGATTGTGACGCCTGGGCCTACATGGTGCTCCTCCCCCTGATTGACCCCAAGTTGCTGGCGAAGATCGAGCAGGCACGCGTGCCGCGCAGCTACTTCAAGGCGTTCAATGACACCCTGGCGCGGACCGTGTTGTATGACCGCGTGGCGCTGGCCAGCCTGGGGCCGATGGAGCGCCCAGACATGGCCGCGGAGATGGCCGACATTCTGGCCCGACTGGAGGGCACCGATTGGGTCATTTGTTGGGGGCGCTACCAAAACCAGGTGGTGATGGCGGTACGCACCCAGTTGGCGGAGGCCAATGCGGCGCGCATGGTGCGCCAGGTCGTGGGTGAGATGGGCGGCACGGGCGGCCACGCGCACATGGCCGGCGGGCGCATTCCGTATGGCAATGATCCGGAGCGCGTGGAAGAAGAATTGCGCAAGCGCTTCCTGCGGGAACTCAATGTCGCCACGGCCACCGCGCAGCCGCTCATCACCTGA
- a CDS encoding metal ABC transporter permease gives MIEWLLTPLAYGFMQRGLLAAVMVGILCAVIGCYVVLRSMAFLGDAMAHAILPGVAVAYLLDGNLTVGALVAAVLVALGIGAFSRQGTIKEDTAIGIMFAAALSLGVMLISSIKTYAVDLTHILFGNVLGVSPADLWLTAGLTALILGTVVVLYRPFLVISFDPVLAATLRLPAELLRYAMLILLALTVVVSMQTVGVGLVAAMLVTPAASAYLLTRRLRMMMIVSAVIGAFSSLAGLYLSYYLNVASGAAIILTATIIFILIFLFAPQRGVAWSFWRRS, from the coding sequence ATGATCGAATGGCTCTTGACGCCGCTGGCCTATGGATTCATGCAGCGGGGCTTGCTGGCTGCGGTGATGGTGGGCATCCTATGCGCGGTGATCGGCTGTTACGTGGTCTTGCGCTCCATGGCTTTCCTGGGCGATGCCATGGCGCATGCCATTCTGCCTGGCGTCGCTGTGGCGTATCTCCTCGATGGTAACTTGACCGTAGGTGCGCTGGTGGCTGCGGTGCTGGTGGCACTTGGCATCGGCGCTTTCTCGCGTCAGGGCACGATCAAGGAAGATACGGCGATCGGCATCATGTTTGCGGCCGCGCTGTCGTTGGGCGTCATGCTCATCAGTTCCATCAAGACCTACGCCGTGGATCTGACTCACATCCTGTTCGGCAATGTGCTCGGTGTCAGCCCGGCCGACCTCTGGCTGACAGCCGGCCTGACCGCACTCATCCTCGGCACGGTGGTGGTGCTCTATCGTCCCTTCCTGGTCATCTCCTTCGACCCGGTGTTGGCCGCGACGCTGCGCCTCCCCGCTGAACTCCTGCGCTATGCCATGTTGATCCTGCTGGCGCTCACGGTCGTGGTTTCGATGCAGACGGTTGGCGTGGGACTGGTAGCAGCCATGCTGGTTACGCCGGCCGCCTCGGCCTACCTGCTGACTCGGCGCCTGCGTATGATGATGATCGTCTCGGCTGTGATCGGCGCCTTCTCCAGCCTGGCCGGGCTGTATCTCAGCTACTACCTGAACGTGGCCTCCGGCGCCGCCATCATCCTGACCGCCACCATTATCTTCATCCTGATCTTCCTCTTTGCCCCACAGCGCGGCGTCGCCTGGTCATTCTGGCGACGCTCCTAA
- a CDS encoding metal ABC transporter ATP-binding protein: MPPALETAIPRPDAPARLDVDGITVGFDGRPALRDLSFQVPHGAQVAVVGPNGAGKSTLFKALVGLLPLRNGRILIHGQPLGVHQDCVAYVPQREEVDWRFPVTVADVVMMGRYGRQGWLRRPNAADRAAVTRALDAMGIAALAGRAIGELSGGQQQRAFLARALAQEPHILLMDEPFTGVDMATQESTLALLNRLRAQQVTVLISTHDLALAASRFEMVLLLNQRLIAFGPPAQVFTTQRLAEAFGGQVLMLPEGVAVVDHCCPEDETVMVAPPKSTTAPAPRQSAGQSGNAAPRRNRELR; this comes from the coding sequence ATGCCCCCCGCACTTGAGACCGCCATACCCCGCCCTGACGCACCGGCACGCCTGGATGTAGACGGCATCACGGTCGGCTTCGACGGCCGGCCGGCCTTGCGTGACCTCTCCTTCCAGGTGCCCCACGGCGCGCAGGTGGCCGTGGTGGGGCCAAACGGGGCGGGCAAGTCAACCCTGTTCAAGGCATTGGTGGGCCTGCTGCCCCTGCGCAATGGCCGCATCTTGATCCACGGCCAGCCGCTGGGCGTGCATCAGGACTGCGTCGCCTATGTGCCGCAGCGCGAAGAGGTTGACTGGCGCTTTCCTGTCACCGTGGCCGACGTGGTGATGATGGGCCGCTATGGCCGTCAGGGCTGGCTGCGCCGCCCCAACGCCGCCGATCGCGCCGCGGTGACGCGTGCCCTGGACGCGATGGGCATTGCAGCGCTGGCCGGCCGTGCCATTGGCGAGCTTTCAGGCGGTCAACAGCAGCGTGCCTTCCTGGCACGCGCCCTGGCCCAGGAGCCGCACATCCTGCTCATGGATGAGCCGTTCACCGGCGTTGACATGGCGACGCAGGAATCTACCCTGGCTCTGCTCAATCGTCTGCGCGCCCAGCAGGTGACGGTGTTGATTTCCACGCACGACCTGGCCCTGGCCGCCAGCCGTTTCGAGATGGTGCTGCTCCTCAACCAGCGTCTAATCGCCTTTGGCCCGCCGGCGCAGGTGTTCACCACGCAGCGCCTGGCCGAAGCCTTCGGCGGCCAGGTGCTCATGTTGCCAGAGGGGGTGGCCGTGGTAGACCACTGCTGCCCGGAGGACGAAACGGTCATGGTGGCGCCCCCAAAATCCACCACGGCGCCTGCGCCACGGCAATCTGCCGGCCAGTCAGGCAACGCGGCGCCGCGCCGAAATCGAGAACTGAGATGA
- a CDS encoding zinc ABC transporter substrate-binding protein produces the protein MSQFDGFSKRTPLILVWALLLLTACAPSPALSPRSSTPAAPNVLVVETFLADITRQVAGDRLTVDTLMPLGVDPHSFEPTPADVAKVSASTVLVTNGVGLEAFLDKLLQNADGKRVVIEAANGLTPRTPTATEEAHDSAEPEHEEGDPHFWLDPILVMRYVENIRDGLSQVDPDGALLYAANAAAYVTQLQALDAWIREQTNQVPIAQRQLVTNHESLGYFADRYGFQIIGAIVPSVSSGASPSAQQLAALVDQIKATGARAIFLETGANPQLAEQVAAETGASVVTGLLSHSLSAPGGEGATYIEMMKHNTRTIVAALK, from the coding sequence ATGTCTCAATTTGATGGCTTCAGCAAACGAACGCCCCTGATTCTCGTGTGGGCGTTGCTGCTGCTCACTGCCTGTGCCCCCAGCCCGGCGCTTTCTCCTCGCTCCTCTACGCCGGCGGCTCCCAACGTCCTGGTGGTGGAGACCTTCCTGGCCGACATCACCCGCCAGGTCGCCGGCGACCGTCTGACGGTTGACACCCTGATGCCGCTCGGCGTGGACCCGCACAGCTTCGAGCCGACGCCCGCCGACGTGGCGAAAGTCAGCGCCAGCACGGTGCTGGTCACCAACGGCGTCGGGCTGGAGGCTTTCCTGGACAAACTGCTGCAGAACGCGGATGGCAAGCGCGTGGTGATCGAAGCCGCTAACGGCCTGACCCCGCGCACGCCAACCGCAACCGAAGAAGCCCATGACAGCGCAGAGCCAGAGCATGAGGAAGGCGACCCTCATTTCTGGCTCGACCCCATCCTGGTTATGCGCTACGTCGAAAATATCCGCGATGGCCTGAGCCAGGTGGACCCGGACGGCGCCCTGCTCTATGCCGCCAACGCGGCCGCGTATGTGACCCAGTTACAGGCCCTGGACGCCTGGATCCGTGAGCAAACCAACCAGGTGCCCATCGCACAGCGGCAGTTGGTGACCAACCACGAGAGTCTGGGCTATTTTGCCGACCGCTACGGGTTTCAGATCATTGGCGCCATCGTTCCCAGTGTCAGCAGTGGGGCCTCACCTTCGGCGCAGCAACTGGCCGCGTTAGTTGACCAGATCAAGGCAACGGGCGCGCGCGCCATTTTTCTGGAAACCGGCGCCAACCCCCAACTGGCCGAACAGGTTGCGGCCGAAACCGGCGCCAGCGTCGTCACCGGCCTGCTCAGCCATTCGCTCAGCGCCCCTGGCGGAGAAGGCGCTACCTACATCGAGATGATGAAGCACAATACGCGTACCATCGTGGCAGCATTGAAATAA
- the moaD gene encoding molybdopterin converting factor subunit 1: protein MIHVRVRLFASLRERLGQSSLTLELNEGATAAAVLATLAAVAPSLGETSNLALAVNQRYATDATPLADGDEVALLPPVSGGSAAPCFEITTAPISLDEVAQRVNVPTHGAIILFAGIVRGDSDSGQTDYLEYEAYTDMAVACFQQIADEVVARWPAVTGVVIVHRCGRLEVGETSVAIAIAAAHRQGAFEACSYAIERLKTIAPIWKKEVGPDGTYWVEGPRGG, encoded by the coding sequence ATGATTCATGTACGCGTCAGACTATTTGCCTCGCTGCGCGAGCGGCTTGGCCAGTCCTCCCTGACCCTGGAGTTGAACGAAGGCGCGACCGCGGCGGCTGTCCTGGCGACGCTGGCCGCGGTCGCGCCTTCGTTGGGCGAGACGAGCAATCTGGCCCTGGCTGTCAATCAACGTTATGCCACGGATGCCACACCGCTGGCCGATGGTGACGAGGTCGCGCTGCTGCCGCCTGTCAGCGGCGGTAGCGCCGCGCCGTGCTTCGAAATCACCACGGCGCCGATCTCGCTGGATGAGGTGGCGCAGCGCGTCAACGTGCCCACGCATGGCGCCATTATTCTATTTGCGGGAATCGTGCGCGGAGACTCAGACAGCGGGCAAACAGACTACCTGGAGTATGAGGCCTACACGGATATGGCCGTGGCGTGCTTTCAGCAGATTGCCGATGAGGTGGTTGCGCGCTGGCCGGCCGTGACCGGGGTAGTCATCGTTCACCGCTGTGGGCGCCTGGAGGTGGGTGAGACGAGCGTTGCCATCGCAATTGCTGCTGCGCACCGGCAGGGCGCCTTCGAGGCGTGCAGCTATGCGATCGAACGCCTCAAGACGATTGCCCCGATCTGGAAGAAGGAAGTCGGCCCTGATGGCACCTACTGGGTGGAGGGGCCGCGGGGCGGTTGA
- a CDS encoding HNH endonuclease, translating into MGNVLVLNASYEPLSVVSVRRAIVLLLKEKAELVEAAEAYLRAEQQAFRVPLVIRLVCYVRIPMHLSLPLSRRTVISRDHYTCQYCGCQFGRSDLTLDHVVPRSRGGATAWENVVAACRGCNQRKGNRTPDEAGYALLSVPRRPRYIALTLLNEYSPGHHSSWQKYLY; encoded by the coding sequence ATGGGTAACGTTCTGGTCCTTAATGCCAGCTATGAACCACTGAGTGTGGTGTCGGTAAGACGCGCCATTGTTCTGTTGCTCAAGGAAAAAGCCGAATTGGTGGAGGCGGCCGAAGCCTATCTGCGCGCCGAACAGCAGGCGTTTCGGGTGCCGCTGGTCATTCGGCTGGTCTGCTACGTGCGCATTCCCATGCATCTGTCACTGCCGCTGTCGCGACGCACCGTCATCTCCCGCGACCACTACACCTGTCAATACTGTGGCTGCCAGTTTGGCCGCAGTGATCTGACGCTCGACCACGTGGTGCCGCGCAGCCGCGGGGGCGCAACGGCCTGGGAAAATGTGGTGGCGGCCTGCCGCGGCTGCAATCAGCGCAAGGGTAATCGCACCCCCGATGAGGCCGGCTACGCGCTACTCTCCGTGCCCCGGCGTCCACGCTACATTGCGCTGACCCTGCTCAACGAGTACAGCCCTGGTCATCATAGCTCCTGGCAGAAGTATTTGTATTGA